In Synechococcus sp. A18-25c, a single window of DNA contains:
- a CDS encoding site-specific integrase, translating to MEQSDAFVVAKRNANASLAESGVGLRIEQRGMRLNLRGSLPGRQTPERRSVQRLSLGVAANAQGLLEVEQIARVIDGQLKRDQFRWEQWSAAAAAETSTTDSSHRRGETPLNDQIEGFCAAFFADPRRRRSPSGSRTTWAGAYNPYLRRLRSLATQESEGVTSELLMKALHSYPDGSRSRQQCSTALASLAKHLNIDLPDDWRAEAAGYGLHRARFRQLPSDSLILESLLRIPNPRWRLVYGLMATYGLRNHEVFFCDLSALDTGGDRVIRVLPTTKTGEHQVWPFHPEWVERFDLTRLGNVSDALPSISTDLRRTTLQQVGRRVSEQFRRYELPLTPYDLRHAWAVRTIHIGLPDTVSARMMGHSVAIHTRTYHHWITRRDQQQAVDTALARHQA from the coding sequence ATGGAACAAAGCGACGCGTTCGTAGTAGCAAAAAGAAACGCAAATGCTTCGCTGGCTGAATCAGGCGTGGGGCTGAGGATTGAACAGCGCGGAATGCGTCTCAACCTGCGCGGTTCACTGCCAGGTCGTCAGACGCCTGAACGACGATCCGTTCAGCGCCTGAGCCTGGGCGTCGCAGCCAACGCACAAGGATTGCTGGAGGTCGAACAGATCGCCCGAGTGATTGACGGGCAGTTGAAGCGCGACCAGTTCCGGTGGGAGCAATGGAGTGCCGCAGCAGCAGCCGAAACCTCAACGACAGACTCGTCGCATCGTCGTGGGGAAACGCCGTTGAACGATCAGATCGAAGGGTTCTGCGCGGCATTTTTCGCCGATCCGCGACGTCGACGCTCCCCCTCCGGCAGTCGCACGACCTGGGCAGGGGCTTACAACCCCTATCTGCGCAGGCTCAGAAGCCTGGCCACTCAGGAGTCAGAGGGAGTCACCAGCGAACTGCTGATGAAAGCGCTGCACAGCTATCCCGACGGCAGTCGCAGTCGTCAGCAGTGCAGCACAGCCTTGGCCAGCCTGGCCAAGCATCTCAATATCGACCTGCCAGATGACTGGCGCGCGGAAGCCGCGGGCTATGGCCTGCATCGCGCACGATTTCGTCAGCTTCCGAGCGACAGTCTGATTCTGGAATCACTGCTGAGGATCCCGAACCCGCGTTGGCGGCTGGTGTATGGACTGATGGCGACCTATGGCCTTCGCAACCATGAGGTGTTTTTCTGCGACCTCAGCGCCCTTGACACCGGTGGAGACCGGGTGATCCGCGTGCTCCCGACCACCAAAACCGGCGAACATCAGGTGTGGCCTTTTCACCCCGAGTGGGTGGAGCGATTCGATCTCACGAGGCTGGGGAACGTCTCCGATGCCTTGCCATCCATCAGCACGGATCTGCGCCGAACCACGCTTCAACAGGTGGGACGCCGTGTGAGCGAGCAGTTTCGGCGCTACGAACTGCCGCTCACCCCCTATGACCTCCGCCATGCCTGGGCCGTCCGCACGATCCATATTGGGTTGCCTGACACGGTGTCAGCTCGGATGATGGGGCACTCCGTGGCGATCCACACCCGCACCTATCACCACTGGATTACCCGTCGGGATCAGCAACAGGCAGTAGACACAGCCCTGGCCCGTCATCAGGCCTAG
- the hemH gene encoding ferrochelatase yields the protein MSRVGVVLLNLGGPERIQDVGPFLFNLFADPEIIRLPIPALQKPLAWLISTLRSGKSQEAYRSIGGGSPLRRITEQQARELQSLLRQRGIEATSYVAMRYWHPFTESAVADIKADGMDEVVVLPLYPHFSISTSGSSFRELQRLRQGDSRFEKLPIRCIRSWFDHPGYVQAMAELIAEEVRNSDDPTQAHVFFSAHGVPKSYVEEAGDPYQQEIEACTGLIMKKLEELMGHGNPHTLAYQSRVGPVEWLKPYTEEALEDLGKAKTNDLVVVPISFVSEHIETLEEIDIEYRELATEAGVVNFRRVRALDTYPAFIEGLADLVETSLKGPEVSLDAAAELPTKVKLYPQEKWEWGWNNSSEVWNGRLAMLGFSAFLLELISGQGPLHALGLL from the coding sequence ATGTCTCGGGTCGGTGTCGTGCTCCTCAATCTGGGTGGGCCTGAGCGCATTCAGGATGTCGGTCCTTTTCTGTTCAATCTGTTCGCGGATCCGGAAATCATCCGCTTGCCGATCCCGGCGCTGCAGAAGCCGTTGGCCTGGTTGATTAGCACGCTGCGCAGCGGCAAATCCCAGGAGGCCTATCGCTCCATTGGCGGTGGATCACCCTTGCGGCGCATCACCGAACAGCAGGCCCGAGAATTGCAGAGCCTGCTTCGTCAACGGGGAATCGAGGCTACGAGCTATGTGGCAATGCGCTACTGGCATCCCTTCACCGAGTCCGCCGTTGCCGATATCAAGGCCGATGGCATGGATGAAGTGGTGGTGTTGCCTCTCTATCCCCACTTCTCCATCAGTACTAGTGGGTCCAGTTTCCGTGAGCTCCAGCGCTTGCGCCAAGGCGACAGTCGCTTCGAAAAGCTGCCGATCCGCTGCATTCGCAGCTGGTTCGATCACCCCGGTTACGTCCAGGCGATGGCTGAGTTGATTGCTGAGGAGGTTCGCAACAGCGACGACCCCACCCAGGCGCACGTGTTCTTCAGTGCGCACGGAGTTCCGAAGAGCTACGTGGAAGAGGCCGGGGATCCTTACCAGCAGGAAATTGAGGCCTGCACGGGCCTGATCATGAAGAAGCTCGAGGAGCTGATGGGCCATGGCAACCCCCATACGCTCGCCTACCAGAGTCGAGTGGGGCCGGTGGAGTGGCTCAAGCCCTACACCGAGGAAGCACTGGAAGATCTCGGTAAAGCCAAGACCAACGATCTGGTGGTGGTGCCGATCAGTTTCGTCAGTGAGCACATCGAAACCCTCGAGGAAATCGACATCGAGTACCGCGAACTGGCCACCGAGGCTGGTGTTGTGAATTTCCGTCGGGTGCGTGCCCTCGACACCTATCCCGCCTTCATCGAAGGACTTGCTGATCTGGTGGAAACCAGTCTCAAGGGACCTGAGGTGAGCCTTGATGCCGCGGCTGAACTGCCCACCAAAGTGAAGCTCTATCCCCAGGAAAAGTGGGAATGGGGATGGAACAACAGCTCCGAAGTGTGGAATGGCCGTCTGGCCATGCTGGGTTTCTCCGCATTTTTGCTGGAGCTGATCAGTGGGCAGGGTCCCCTGCACGCACTTGGTCTGCTTTAA
- the ilvB gene encoding biosynthetic-type acetolactate synthase large subunit, translated as MTLTSAPKADAASSSGDSRRITGAQALMDALRRHGVDTIFGYPGGAILPIYDALHVAESEGWLRHYLVRHEQGGTHAADAYARATGRVGVCFGTSGPGATNLVTGIATAQMDSVPMVVITGQVPRTAIGTDAFQETDIFGITLPIVKHSWVVRNPADLASVVAQAFHIAASGRPGPVLIDIPKDVGQEEFDYVPVEPGSVVPAGFASTPSPDPQSIEAALDLIAEADRPLLYVGGGAIAASAHDSIRLLAERYQIPVTTTLMGKGAFDENHALALGMLGMHGTAYANFAVTDCDLLIAVGARFDDRVTGKLDTFAPRARVIHCEIDPAEIGKNRRPDVAVLGDVGASLSAMVDLSLRRSPEPRTANWLERIREWKHRYPLTTPPSEGEIYPQEVLLAVRDLAPGAIATTDVGQHQMWAAQYLRNGPRSWISSAGLGTMGFGVPAALGAQVACPDRQVVCIAGDASVLMNIQELGTLAQYRLPVKVVIVNNQWQGMVRQWQESFYEERYSASDMNNGMPDFQALAQAFGVEGMTIVDRADLHSGLAKAFASPNPTVIDVRVRRGENCYPMVPPGCSNAQMVGLPTHPELAFQDLGSSSSSAAAQ; from the coding sequence GTGACGCTGACCTCCGCTCCAAAAGCCGATGCAGCGTCGAGTAGTGGTGACAGCCGGCGCATCACCGGGGCCCAGGCCTTGATGGATGCACTGCGCCGTCATGGGGTGGACACGATCTTCGGCTACCCAGGTGGCGCCATCCTGCCGATTTATGACGCGTTGCACGTTGCCGAGAGCGAAGGCTGGCTGCGTCACTATCTGGTGCGTCACGAGCAAGGTGGGACGCACGCTGCTGACGCTTATGCCCGAGCTACGGGTCGTGTCGGCGTTTGTTTCGGAACATCTGGGCCCGGTGCCACCAATTTGGTGACGGGGATTGCCACCGCTCAGATGGATTCTGTGCCGATGGTGGTGATCACCGGACAGGTGCCGCGCACGGCCATCGGCACCGATGCGTTTCAGGAAACTGACATTTTCGGCATCACCCTTCCGATTGTGAAGCACTCCTGGGTGGTGCGTAATCCTGCTGATCTCGCTTCGGTGGTCGCCCAGGCGTTTCATATCGCCGCTTCGGGTCGCCCAGGCCCGGTTCTGATCGACATCCCCAAAGATGTGGGCCAGGAAGAATTCGACTACGTGCCTGTTGAGCCCGGTTCGGTGGTGCCGGCAGGGTTCGCATCCACACCATCTCCCGATCCCCAGTCGATTGAGGCGGCCCTCGATCTGATTGCTGAAGCGGATCGTCCCCTGCTTTACGTCGGTGGTGGTGCCATCGCTGCGTCAGCTCACGACAGCATCCGCCTGTTGGCAGAGCGTTATCAGATCCCGGTCACCACCACCCTGATGGGTAAAGGGGCATTCGATGAGAACCATGCCTTGGCTCTAGGCATGCTGGGGATGCATGGCACGGCTTACGCCAACTTCGCTGTCACAGACTGCGACCTTCTCATTGCTGTCGGCGCTCGATTTGATGACCGGGTCACAGGCAAGCTCGACACCTTCGCCCCCCGGGCTCGGGTGATCCATTGCGAGATCGATCCCGCCGAAATCGGCAAGAACCGTCGCCCTGATGTCGCCGTTCTTGGCGATGTGGGTGCCAGCTTGTCGGCCATGGTGGATCTCAGCCTGCGGCGTTCTCCCGAACCCCGCACGGCCAACTGGCTGGAACGCATCCGCGAGTGGAAGCATCGTTATCCGTTAACGACTCCACCTTCAGAGGGCGAGATCTACCCCCAGGAGGTGCTGCTGGCTGTCCGTGATCTGGCTCCCGGCGCCATCGCCACCACCGATGTGGGTCAGCATCAGATGTGGGCCGCCCAGTATTTGCGCAACGGGCCCCGCAGCTGGATCAGTAGCGCCGGCCTGGGCACGATGGGATTTGGGGTGCCTGCGGCTCTCGGTGCCCAGGTGGCATGCCCCGATCGTCAGGTGGTCTGCATCGCTGGTGATGCCAGCGTGCTGATGAACATCCAGGAACTAGGAACCTTGGCTCAATACCGCTTGCCAGTGAAGGTGGTCATCGTCAACAACCAGTGGCAGGGCATGGTGCGTCAGTGGCAGGAAAGCTTCTACGAGGAGCGCTACTCCGCTTCAGATATGAACAACGGGATGCCTGATTTCCAGGCTCTGGCCCAGGCCTTCGGGGTGGAGGGAATGACAATCGTTGATCGCGCGGATCTGCACAGCGGCCTGGCGAAAGCCTTCGCATCTCCCAATCCGACCGTGATTGATGTGCGCGTGCGCCGCGGAGAAAATTGCTACCCCATGGTTCCACCTGGCTGCAGCAATGCTCAGATGGTCGGACTGCCGACCCATCCTGAGTTGGCGTTTCAAGATCTTGGCTCCTCGTCGTCCAGCGCTGCTGCCCAGTGA
- a CDS encoding nuclease, translated as MHRLLGLIIGLLLLLSQPLASHAAEVLQVRSATLLQVGDRNRNYTVQLACIDVAVDDQQRAQDWLRAELPRRRRVNLRPKGSADGVLIARVTPLGDELDLGAALIQEGLAQSTCLEG; from the coding sequence ATCCATCGGCTGTTGGGTCTGATCATTGGTCTGCTGCTGTTGCTGAGTCAACCGCTCGCATCCCATGCGGCCGAAGTGCTGCAGGTGCGTTCGGCCACATTGCTGCAGGTCGGTGACCGGAACCGTAATTACACCGTTCAATTGGCTTGTATTGATGTGGCTGTCGACGATCAGCAACGCGCTCAAGACTGGCTGCGCGCTGAACTCCCCCGCCGTCGTCGCGTCAACCTCCGCCCCAAGGGCTCCGCTGATGGAGTGCTCATAGCCAGGGTCACGCCCCTAGGGGATGAACTGGATCTCGGAGCGGCCCTGATTCAGGAAGGTCTGGCTCAATCCACCTGTCTCGAAGGCTGA
- a CDS encoding GIVxVP protein: protein MARNRIASGVVMVPCVLLGSAFLSRAFWADAASGNRSLALTIGGLLLSAGLLALVFQSGSTGSETETDESDQS, encoded by the coding sequence ATGGCGCGCAACCGCATTGCCTCCGGGGTGGTCATGGTGCCCTGCGTGCTGCTTGGATCAGCGTTTCTGAGCAGAGCTTTCTGGGCTGATGCCGCATCGGGCAACCGCTCACTGGCCTTGACGATTGGCGGCCTCTTGCTGTCCGCGGGATTGCTGGCCTTGGTGTTTCAAAGCGGTTCCACCGGTTCGGAGACAGAGACAGACGAGTCCGATCAGTCTTAA
- a CDS encoding NAD(P)/FAD-dependent oxidoreductase, translating into MLRLSELRVDLDHTDEDLEQAVLRCLRVPRERLISQHLVKRSIDARRRDRIRVIYSVDVNVRGEKALLRRRASDRRIRLAPDERYRFVAHASSRQNGEDLARPVVIGAGPCGYFAALLLAQMGFRPLLLERGQPVKQRSLDTFGFWRRTSDFQPESNAQFGEGGAGTFSDGKLYSQVSDPVHYGRKVLEELVECGANRDILTMHRPHIGTFKLATVVRGLRSKIEALGGEVRFGARVDRLVLEPSGFDHGKPWRIRALQLADGSELACSQVVLAPGHSARDTFAMLEETGVALERKPFAIGVRIEHPQSLIDRARWGDSAGHPLLGAAEYKLVHHASNGRCVYSFCMCPGGFVVGATSEPGRVVTNGMSQHSRNERNANSGLVMPVLDADLIPHERWSGDPLAGLTFQRQLESAAFRLGGEDYSAPVQRLEDFVAARPSTRLGTVDPSYQPGVTPTDLADLLPEAMVEALREALPAFDTKLSGYGHPDAVLTGVETRTSSPLRIPRDAQLESLNVFGLTPAGEGAGFAGGILSAAIDGIRAAEAVALRLLATTAAASAES; encoded by the coding sequence GTGCTGCGCCTCAGCGAGCTAAGGGTTGATCTTGATCACACGGATGAGGATCTGGAGCAGGCTGTACTCCGATGTCTGCGAGTTCCCCGTGAGCGTCTGATCTCACAACATTTGGTGAAACGGAGCATTGATGCCCGTCGCCGCGATCGGATCCGCGTGATTTACAGCGTGGATGTGAACGTGCGCGGCGAGAAGGCGCTCCTGCGCCGCCGCGCGTCCGACCGTCGCATCCGCCTGGCGCCCGACGAGCGCTATCGCTTTGTGGCTCATGCGTCATCGCGTCAGAACGGTGAGGATCTGGCACGTCCTGTGGTGATCGGTGCCGGTCCCTGCGGCTATTTCGCAGCGCTACTGCTGGCTCAGATGGGCTTTCGACCGCTGCTGCTGGAACGGGGTCAACCCGTCAAACAGCGCAGCCTCGACACGTTTGGCTTCTGGAGGCGCACGTCGGATTTCCAGCCTGAATCCAATGCCCAGTTCGGGGAAGGGGGCGCTGGCACCTTCTCTGACGGCAAGCTGTACAGCCAGGTCAGTGACCCTGTCCATTACGGACGGAAGGTGCTGGAGGAACTGGTGGAGTGCGGAGCCAATCGCGACATCCTTACCATGCATCGGCCTCACATCGGCACGTTCAAGCTGGCAACGGTCGTGCGAGGTTTGCGGAGCAAGATCGAAGCGTTGGGCGGGGAGGTGCGCTTCGGAGCGCGCGTCGACCGTTTGGTTCTGGAACCTTCAGGATTCGATCACGGCAAGCCATGGCGGATTCGGGCTCTGCAACTGGCCGATGGCAGTGAGCTTGCCTGCAGTCAGGTGGTGCTTGCCCCTGGGCATTCGGCTCGAGACACCTTCGCGATGCTGGAGGAAACGGGGGTGGCACTTGAACGGAAGCCATTTGCCATCGGCGTGCGCATCGAGCATCCGCAGTCGTTGATCGATCGGGCCCGTTGGGGTGATAGTGCCGGCCATCCTCTTCTGGGAGCTGCTGAATACAAGCTGGTGCATCACGCCAGCAACGGCCGTTGCGTCTACAGCTTCTGCATGTGCCCCGGTGGCTTTGTGGTCGGTGCTACATCCGAGCCTGGCCGCGTGGTCACCAACGGCATGAGCCAGCACTCCCGCAATGAGCGCAATGCCAACAGCGGTTTGGTCATGCCGGTGTTGGATGCCGATCTGATCCCCCACGAACGATGGTCAGGTGATCCGTTAGCCGGTCTGACGTTTCAACGGCAATTGGAATCCGCGGCGTTTCGGCTTGGGGGTGAGGATTACAGCGCACCGGTGCAGCGGCTCGAAGACTTCGTGGCAGCTCGGCCTTCAACACGTCTCGGCACCGTTGATCCTTCGTATCAGCCGGGGGTCACGCCAACCGATCTGGCTGATCTGCTGCCCGAAGCGATGGTGGAGGCCCTGCGCGAAGCGCTGCCCGCATTTGACACCAAGCTGTCCGGTTATGGCCATCCCGATGCCGTCTTGACGGGAGTAGAAACCCGAACCTCTTCTCCACTGCGCATCCCGCGGGATGCGCAGTTGGAGTCGCTCAATGTGTTCGGCCTCACCCCTGCCGGTGAAGGTGCCGGCTTTGCCGGCGGAATTCTGTCTGCTGCAATTGATGGCATTCGGGCAGCCGAAGCAGTGGCCTTGCGTCTTCTCGCAACGACAGCTGCTGCATCAGCAGAAAGTTGA
- the pgeF gene encoding peptidoglycan editing factor PgeF: MSPLHGAHADLGDDPFDRPDSRFNTLQGWSWIGCYGGYYLQANHLQEAGFEHGFFTRRWHGRGPDELAGYLSAGVSVHRPQQVHGAVVIEASSATGSPWPNADGVVSDRGGQSLWVCGADCTPVLLADPVSGHAAACHAGWRGVARRILDEAILRLEQRGACRESLLVALGPAISGEHYQVNNSVALEVGASLDGTSHTIADLETLKVVTPDSKDGHCRLDIRAAARLQLQHAGLEASKIAMCPLCTLSEPSLFHSWRRDQVKAVQWSGIVGQAAESTFC, from the coding sequence ATGAGTCCCCTGCACGGGGCACATGCCGACTTGGGCGACGATCCATTCGATCGACCTGATAGCCGATTCAACACTTTGCAGGGTTGGAGCTGGATCGGTTGTTACGGCGGCTATTACTTGCAAGCCAATCACCTGCAAGAGGCTGGTTTTGAACATGGATTCTTCACGCGCCGCTGGCATGGTCGTGGACCTGACGAACTGGCCGGTTATCTCTCTGCGGGGGTGAGTGTGCATCGTCCCCAGCAGGTGCACGGCGCTGTTGTGATCGAGGCTTCGTCGGCGACCGGATCGCCCTGGCCGAATGCCGACGGTGTGGTGAGTGATCGCGGCGGCCAAAGCCTGTGGGTCTGCGGAGCCGACTGCACTCCTGTGCTTCTGGCGGATCCAGTCAGCGGTCATGCCGCCGCCTGCCATGCCGGCTGGCGCGGAGTCGCCCGTCGAATCCTTGATGAAGCGATCCTGCGGCTTGAACAACGAGGGGCATGCCGCGAGTCGCTCCTGGTTGCCCTGGGACCTGCCATCAGTGGAGAGCACTACCAGGTGAACAACAGCGTGGCGCTTGAGGTCGGCGCCTCACTGGACGGAACCAGCCATACGATCGCTGACCTGGAAACCCTGAAGGTCGTCACGCCCGATTCCAAGGACGGCCACTGCCGCCTCGACATCCGAGCAGCCGCCAGGCTTCAGCTTCAGCATGCCGGTTTGGAGGCCAGCAAGATCGCCATGTGTCCGTTGTGCACGCTGAGTGAACCAAGCCTGTTTCATTCCTGGCGCAGGGATCAGGTCAAGGCCGTGCAGTGGAGCGGCATCGTTGGCCAGGCTGCAGAGTCAACTTTCTGCTGA
- a CDS encoding Tab2/Atab2 family RNA-binding protein, which translates to MITAPQSAGDTGAKSGSAREADWELDFYSRPILEADGKKRWELLIISTPDISHSDCFRFAKRCPANEVNSTWLAAALREAIAQAEKEGWKAPRRLRAWRSAMRTMVQRAATELKLEMVSSRRTYALLDWLEEREKTVYPQEEGFMAGPLAPPPSPVVTPPLPLPEAVRGDAWSWAGLPLGSLKEAGEWPLGFNGLLPVPAALDLNQQVPGLRLFSRTRALALAGWLGGLEPVRLRVSASQLILDAGQDDSWLVSDLAPQEAGQIAEALKQSCQDVRGLQFIAIQSAPDSEKFEGFWMLRDQPEP; encoded by the coding sequence ATGATCACAGCTCCGCAGTCCGCCGGTGACACCGGTGCAAAATCCGGGTCCGCACGCGAAGCGGACTGGGAACTGGATTTTTATTCCAGGCCAATCCTGGAAGCCGACGGCAAGAAACGCTGGGAGCTATTGATCATCAGCACCCCCGACATCAGCCACAGCGATTGCTTCCGATTCGCCAAGCGATGTCCAGCAAACGAGGTGAATTCCACCTGGCTCGCCGCAGCTCTGCGTGAAGCGATTGCTCAGGCTGAAAAGGAGGGATGGAAAGCACCCCGACGATTGCGAGCTTGGCGCAGTGCCATGCGAACAATGGTGCAGCGAGCCGCCACTGAATTGAAGCTGGAGATGGTGTCCAGCCGACGGACCTACGCGCTGCTCGACTGGCTTGAAGAGCGGGAAAAAACGGTTTACCCGCAAGAGGAAGGATTCATGGCCGGACCGCTGGCTCCACCGCCATCTCCGGTCGTGACACCCCCGCTTCCCCTGCCTGAAGCGGTGCGTGGTGATGCCTGGAGCTGGGCTGGTCTTCCCCTGGGAAGCTTGAAGGAAGCCGGAGAGTGGCCCCTAGGGTTCAACGGATTGCTGCCGGTGCCTGCGGCTCTGGATCTGAATCAGCAGGTTCCCGGATTACGACTATTCAGTCGCACCAGGGCTCTTGCCTTGGCGGGGTGGCTTGGCGGTCTTGAGCCTGTGCGGCTTCGCGTCAGTGCCAGTCAGCTGATCCTTGACGCAGGTCAGGACGATTCCTGGCTGGTGAGTGATCTGGCTCCACAGGAAGCCGGACAGATCGCAGAGGCCCTGAAGCAGTCCTGCCAGGACGTGCGGGGACTGCAGTTCATCGCCATCCAGAGCGCTCCAGACAGCGAGAAGTTTGAGGGCTTCTGGATGTTGCGAGATCAACCTGAACCATGA
- a CDS encoding S1 RNA-binding domain-containing protein, translating into MAGTERQISRPDGGKSAASSAQPPRKPLQVMHISKREEQERLRKEAEQARAAADAAAARAEELEQAALAAEGGQAGTPKAPSAPRAPQSPAAPALGAPFRNPDDDDLAGMTMADLLGPADANRQSNPSKAGAAAVSRSVDDFDFDEDAFLAALDANEPVGTTGEVVTGTVIGMESDGVYVDIGGKAPGFMPKNECGLGVITNLKERFPKGLEIEVLVTREQNADGMVTISCRALALRKSWDKVRELEKEGKVVQVKVTGFNRGGVTCDLEGLRGFIPRSQLQEGENHEALVGKTLGVAFLEVNPETRKLVLSEKRAATAARFSELEVGQLVEGHVAAIKPYGLFIDLGGISGLLHQSVITGGSLRSLREVFDHGDAVKALITELDPGRGRIALNTALLENQPGELIVEKDTVMAEAADRANRARNVLRQQEQSAG; encoded by the coding sequence ATGGCCGGAACAGAACGTCAGATTTCCCGCCCGGATGGTGGCAAAAGTGCCGCTTCTTCCGCGCAACCACCCCGCAAACCGCTGCAGGTGATGCACATCAGCAAGCGTGAGGAACAGGAGCGTTTGCGCAAAGAAGCCGAACAAGCCAGAGCAGCTGCTGATGCTGCCGCTGCGCGAGCAGAAGAGCTGGAACAGGCCGCTCTCGCAGCGGAAGGTGGCCAGGCTGGGACACCCAAGGCACCATCAGCCCCAAGGGCACCTCAATCCCCTGCAGCCCCGGCCCTTGGAGCACCTTTCAGAAACCCTGATGATGATGACCTGGCGGGCATGACCATGGCGGACCTGCTGGGCCCTGCCGATGCCAACCGTCAATCGAACCCATCCAAGGCCGGGGCGGCCGCCGTCAGCCGAAGTGTCGATGACTTCGATTTCGACGAGGATGCATTCCTGGCGGCTTTGGATGCCAATGAACCGGTGGGAACCACCGGGGAAGTGGTCACCGGCACCGTGATCGGCATGGAAAGCGACGGTGTGTATGTCGACATCGGCGGCAAGGCGCCGGGCTTCATGCCCAAGAACGAGTGTGGCCTTGGCGTGATCACCAACCTCAAGGAACGGTTTCCGAAGGGTCTGGAAATTGAGGTTCTGGTGACGCGCGAACAGAACGCTGACGGCATGGTCACCATCAGCTGTCGTGCCCTGGCGTTGCGCAAGAGCTGGGACAAGGTGCGTGAACTTGAGAAGGAAGGCAAGGTGGTCCAGGTCAAGGTGACCGGCTTCAACCGCGGGGGTGTCACCTGCGATCTCGAGGGCCTGCGGGGCTTCATCCCCCGCTCCCAGCTCCAGGAAGGCGAGAATCATGAAGCCTTGGTGGGCAAAACCCTTGGAGTGGCCTTCCTCGAGGTCAATCCTGAAACCCGCAAGTTGGTTCTCTCTGAGAAGCGAGCAGCCACGGCCGCCCGTTTTTCAGAGCTGGAAGTTGGTCAGTTAGTGGAAGGCCATGTCGCTGCCATCAAGCCCTATGGGTTGTTCATCGACCTCGGTGGGATCAGTGGCTTGCTGCACCAATCGGTCATCACCGGCGGCAGTCTGCGCTCCTTGCGCGAAGTGTTTGACCATGGCGATGCCGTGAAGGCCCTGATCACAGAACTCGATCCAGGGCGGGGTCGAATCGCACTCAATACAGCACTTCTGGAGAACCAACCCGGTGAGCTGATTGTTGAGAAAGACACAGTGATGGCTGAAGCAGCCGATCGTGCTAATAGAGCCCGTAACGTCCTCAGACAGCAGGAACAGTCAGCTGGATGA
- a CDS encoding creatininase family protein yields the protein MPWPDAAKALQCPGATLVWPFGAMEQHGPQLPLATDALFAERILDAVLRELSQDLPIWSLPPQTIGFSPEHRGFPGTVSLSADLLIDLIKDVGGQLAEQGVKRLVLFNAHGGQIGLLQAAARELAAQSPSMAVLPCFIWSGVSGLSDLLPDHELRHGLHAGLAETSLMLALEPTLVGSERPADGDHSSAGSSSTPPEGWSLEGDSPMAWFTADLSESGVVGDSRGADSALGHQLQTQLIRHWKTLFTSLLASSWPPRADPRRI from the coding sequence ATGCCCTGGCCTGATGCGGCCAAGGCGCTTCAGTGCCCCGGTGCAACGTTGGTCTGGCCCTTTGGTGCCATGGAACAACATGGCCCCCAGTTGCCCCTGGCGACCGATGCGCTGTTCGCTGAGCGCATCCTTGATGCCGTTCTAAGGGAACTCTCGCAAGATCTGCCGATCTGGTCTCTGCCCCCACAAACCATTGGTTTTTCACCGGAACATCGAGGTTTTCCCGGCACCGTCAGCCTGAGCGCCGACCTTCTGATCGACCTGATCAAGGACGTGGGTGGTCAGCTGGCTGAACAGGGAGTGAAGCGATTGGTGCTGTTCAACGCCCATGGCGGACAAATTGGCCTGCTGCAGGCCGCGGCCCGTGAACTGGCGGCTCAATCACCGTCCATGGCCGTTCTGCCCTGCTTCATTTGGAGCGGTGTCTCCGGGCTCAGCGATTTGCTTCCCGACCATGAGTTGAGGCATGGCCTGCACGCAGGCCTGGCGGAAACCAGCTTGATGCTCGCGTTGGAACCCACGCTGGTGGGAAGTGAACGACCGGCAGACGGGGATCATTCCAGCGCTGGTTCCAGCTCTACGCCCCCCGAGGGCTGGAGTCTCGAAGGAGATTCGCCCATGGCTTGGTTCACGGCTGATCTCAGCGAGTCCGGTGTCGTGGGTGACAGCCGTGGTGCCGATTCCGCCCTGGGCCATCAGTTGCAGACGCAACTCATTCGGCACTGGAAGACCCTGTTCACCAGTCTTTTGGCGTCATCCTGGCCACCCCGCGCGGACCCACGACGTATCTGA